Genomic DNA from Streptomyces venezuelae:
AGCTGGTCAACGGCAGCGCGACGTGGCAGAACGTCGGCGCCGGTTCCTACACCGTGCTCGTCTCCTGCAAGGACGGCACGTCGGTCGGGCCGCAGACCGTCGCCGTCGGCGCCGCGCCGACGACCTCCTCGACGCACGCGCCCGCGCGCGGCGTCCGTGGCGGGCTCGGCGGCGGCACGGAGGACCGGGGCACGCTGACGCTCGTCGGCGGCGGGACCCTGGTGGCCGCGGCGGCGCTCGGCGGCGGCATCTGGTACCTGCGCCGTCGCGCGTCGGCCGGGCGTACCTGACGGGCGTCGGGACCACGACCGGCGCGGCGTCCCGGACGCCTCGGACTGCCGCCCATCCGCCACCACCGCGGGTGGGCGGCAGCCGCGTGCGGGGGCCCCTGCCCGTGCGGTGAGGCGCACTTGCCCGCGCGCCCGAGGCACCCTTGCCCGCCCCACCGAACCGACTTACCGTCCTCCCAGCCGACAGGGAGGGCGCGTTCATGCCACGACCGCTCAGCGTTCAGCTCTACACCGTGCGCGATCAGCTCGTCGCCGACCGGGAGGGGACGCTGCGCCGCCTCGCCGGTCTCGGGTACGGCGCCGTGGAGGCGTACGACGTGCTCGGCGACCCGAAGGGGCTGCGGCGGATCGTCGACGACCTCGGGCTCGCCGTGTCCGGCACGCACACCGTGCAGCTGCTCGGCCCGGAACCCGGCCCCGTCCTCGACGCGGTGGCGACGCTCGGCACCGATCTGGCGATCGTCCCGGCGGGCATCCCGCCCGAGGAGTTCACCTCGCGCGACGGCCTGGCACGGACCGCAGACCGCCTCAACTCCCTCGCCGACGTGGCCGGACGGCACGGCATACGCATCGGTTACCACAACCACTGGTGGGAGATGGAGCCCCGCTTCGACGACGGAGGAGCGGGGCTCCTGCACGCCGTCGACCTCCTCGCCGGCCTGCTCGACCCCGCCGTCTTCCTGGAGGTCGACACCTACTGGGCGGCGGTCGGCGGCGCCGACGTCCCGGCGCTCCTGCGGCGCCTCGGCGACCGCGTGTGGGCCCTGCACCTCAAGGACGGGCCCGGCACGAAGGAGGACCCGAACGTGGCGGTCGGCGGCGGCACCATGCCGGTGCCGGAGATCCTCGCCGCCGCACCGGACGCCTTGCGGATCGTCGAGTTCGACTCCTGCGCGGGCGACGGCGACACCCTCTTCGACGAGCTCGCCGCAAGCCGCGTCTATCTCGCCTCGCTGGCGGCGGCATGACCGCGGCACCCGGGGGCGCGGGACCCGTCGGCGTCGCCGTCGTCGGAGCCGGTGTCATCAGCGCCCAGTACCTGAGTACGGTGAGCCGGTTTCCTGACGTCCGGATCGTGGCCGTCGCCGACCTCGACGAGGAGCGCGCCGCCGCCGTGGCCCGCACCCACGGCATACCCGTGTCCGGCGGCCCCGCGGACGTGCTGGCCCTCCCCGAGGTGGAACTCGTCGTCAACCTCACCGTGCCCACCGCGCACGCGCGGGTGGCGGCGGCCGCCCTGCGCGCCGGGAAGCACGTCTACGGCGAGAAGCCCATCACGCTCGTCCCCGCGGAGGCGGAGAAGCTGCTGGCCGAGGCCTCGGAGCGCGGGCTCCTCGTCGGGAACGCGCCGGACACGTTCCTCGGCGCGGGCCTGCAGTCGGCGCTGCGCGCCGTCGCGGCCGGGCACATCGGCGCTCCCGTGGCGGCGACGACGGTCACGCAGGGCCTCGGGCCGGAGGCGTGGCACCCCGATCCCGCGTTCTTCTATCAGCCGGGCGCGGGCCCGCTCTTCGACCTGGGTCCGTACTACCTGACCTCGCTCGTCGCCCTGTTCGGCAGCGTGGAGCAGGTGGCCGCGACGGCGGCGCGCGCCCGTGAGGAGCGGGTCGTCGGTTCGGGGCCGAAGGCGGGGCAGGCGTTCCCCGTCGACGTACCGACGCATGTGTCGTCGCTCCTACGGTTCGCCTCGGGGGTGCGCGCCCACTCGACGTTCAGCTTCGACTCGGCACTCCCCCGCATCCGGTTCGAGATAACCGGCACTGAAGGCACGCTGTCCGTGCCCGACCCGAACACGTTCGGCGGCCCGCTGAGGCTGCTGCCCAACGGTTCCGGCACGTGGCGTGAGCTGCCCGTGCGGGGGCGGACCGACGGGCGGGGGCTCGGCGTGGTCGACATGGCGCGGGCCGTGCGCGGCGGCGGGCCGCACCGGGCGTCCGGCGCGCTCGCGCTGCACGTCCTGCAGACGATGACGGCGATCACGCACTCCGCGGACCGGGCGGAGTTCGTGCCGCTCGCCGCGCAGGTGGTGCCGCCCGAACCGCTGCCGGAGGACTGGGACCCCGAGGAGCCGACCCTGGGGGCCGGAAGCCGCGGCCACGGGGAGGGAGCGTCGCCGTGACGGTCGCAGCCGCGAGCCCATCGAGGGCTACGGCGCCTCCAGCTCCTCGATCGTCCGCGTGAGCCACTGCGTCCAGAACGTCTCCAGGTCGATGCCCGCGCGCAGCACCACATGGCGCAGCCGGTCCTCGACGGCGTCCTTGCCCGGCGGGAAGTCCCGCTGCTCGATCTCCTCGTACTCGGCCAACTGCCGCCGATGGAGGTCGAGATGGCGGTGCAGGTCCTCCCGGATGCCCTGCGTGCCGACGACCGCGGCGGCGCGCAGGCGCAGCAGGAGCGTGTCGCGCAGCGGCTTGGGGTCCTGGCTCGCCGCCGTCCAGCGGGCCAGTTCCTCGCGGCCCGCCGGCAGCACCTCGTACTCCTTCTTCTGCCCGCGCGTCGCCCCTTGCCGCGGCAGTGCGCGGATCGCGCCGTCCCGCTCCAGCCTGCCCAGCTCGCGGTAGATCTGCTGGTGCGTGGCCGACCAGAAGTAGCCGATCGACTTGTCGAACCTGCGGGTCAGTTCGAGGCCGGACGAGGGCTTCTCCAGGAGGGCGGTGAGGATCGCGTGCGGGAGTGACATGCGGCAATCCTAGGGACGACGGCCCGTGCCGCGGGGCCGCCTCACAGCGCGGCGGCCAGCTCCGTGCCCTGCTTGATGGCGCGCTTGGCGTCCAGTTCGGCGGCCACGTCCGCGCCGCCGATGAGGTGCACGGCGACTCCGGCGGCGACGAGTTCCTCGTACAGGTCGCGGCGCGGCTCCTGGCCGGAGCAGAGCACGACGGTGTCGACGGGGATGACGGACGACTCGCCGTCGACGGTGATGTGCAGGCCCGCGTCGTCGATCAGGTCGTAGCTGACGCCCGCCACCATGGCGACGCCGCGGTGGCGCAGTTCGGTGCGGTGGATCCAGCCCGTGGTCTTGCCGAGGCCCTTGCCGACCTTGGACGTCTTGCGCTGCAGCAGGTGGACGGTGCGCGGCGGCGTGGGCCGCTCGGGCTTCGTCAGGCCGCCGCGCTCACGGTAGTCCATGTCGACGCCCCACTGGCGGAAGTACGTCGCCGGGTCCAGGCTCGCCTTCTCGCCGCCGTCGGTGAGGAACTCGGCGACGTCGAAACCGATGCCGCCCGCGCCGATGATCGCGACGCGCTCCCCCACGGGTGCCTCGTCGCGCAGCACGTCGAGGTAGCCGACGACGCTGGGGTGGTCGATGCCCGGGATATCGGGGGTGCGCGGGGTGACGCCCGCGGCGACGACGACCTCGTCGAAGGCGTCCTGGGCGAGCTCGTCCGCGGTGACGACGGTGTTCAGCCGGACGGTGACCCCGCGCAGGTCGAGCTGGGTGCGGAAGTAGCGCAGGGTCTCGTCGAACTCCTCTTTGCCGGGGATCTTCCTGGCGACGTTGAGCTGGCCGCCGATCTCGTCGGCGGCGTCGAAGAGGGTGACGTCGTGGCCGCGTTCGGCGGCGGAGACGGCGAAGGCGAGGCCGGCGGGGCCCGCGCCGACGACGGCGAGGCGCTTCCTGGTGCGGGTGGGCGAGAGCACGAGCTCGGTCTCGTGGCAGGCGCGCGGGTTCACCAGGCAGGAGGTGATCTGCAGGTTGAAGGTGTGGTCCAGGCAGGCCTGGTTGCAGCCGATGCAGGTGTTGATGGCCTCGGGCCGCTCGTCCTTCGCCTTGTTGACGAAGTCGGGGTCGGCGAGCAGCGGGCGGGCGAGGGACACCATGTCGGCGGCGCCGTCGGCCAGCAACTGCTCGGCGATCTCCGGGGTGTTGATGCGGTTGACGGTCACGAGCGGCACGGAGACCTCGCCCATGAGCTTCTTCGTCACGAAGCTGTACGCGCCGCGCGGCACCGACGTGGCGATGGTGGGGATGCGTGCCTCGTGCCAGCCGATGCCGGTGTTGATGATGGTCGCGCCCGCCGCCTCGATCTCCTTGGCGAGGTGGACGACCTCTTCGAGGGTCGAGCCGCCGGGGACGAGGTCCAGCATGGACAGGCGGTAGATGATGATGAAGTCGGCTCCGACGCGTTCGCGGGTGCGGCGGACGATCTCGACGGGGAAGCGGATGCGGTTCTCGTAGGAGCCGCCCCAGCGGTCGGTGCGCTGGTTGGTGGGGGCCGCGATGAACTCGTTGATGAGGTAGCCCTCGGAGCCCATGACCTCGACGCCGTCGTAGCCGGCGGACTTGGCGAGCTCGGCGGCGCGCACGAAGTCCTCGACGGTCTGCTCGACCTCGTCGTCGGTGAGTTCGCGGGGCGCGAACGGGCTGATCGGGGCCTGCAGCGCGCTCGGGGCGACGAGCTTGTCGTGGTAGGCGTACCGCCCGAAGTGCAGGATCTGCATCGCGATCCTGCCGCCCTCGGCGTGCACGGCGGCGGTGATCGCCTCGTGCTCCTTCGCCTCGGCGTCGGTGGTCAGCTTGGCGCCGCCGTCCCAGGGCCTGCCGAGCTCGTTCGGGGCGATGCCGCCGGTGACGATGAGGCCGACGCCGCCGCGGGCGCGGGTCGCGTAGAACTCCGCCATCCGCTCGAAACCGCCCGGCGCCTCTTCCAGGCCCACGTGCATGGAGCCCATGAGGACCCGGTTGGGCAGGGTGGTGAAGCCCAGGTCGAGCGGGTTCAGCAGGTTCGGGTAACGGCTCATGCGGCCCCTCCGTACGCGGTGTCTACGGAAGCATTTGTAGACCAGCGCGAGGCCGGTATGCAACTAGTTGCATAAACGTGAGCAGTATCTCGCCGGTCGTGGGAGCGTCCAGCGCCATGTCCGAATCCCGCCAGCCGCGCCCTCCCGCGAGACGCAGACTGGAGACAGGAACCGAACGGTGGAGGAGAGTCCGATGACGGTCTACGCGACGATCGACAGCCCGCTGGGCGAGCTGCTGCTGGTGGGCGAGGAGTCGCCCACCGCCAAGGGCGGCACCGCGCTGGTCTCGCTGTCCGTGCCGGGCCAGAAGGGCGGCGCCGTCGTCCGGGAGGACTGGGTCCGCGACGACGCGGCGTTCGATGCGGTCGCCGCACAGCTGCGGGCGTACTTCGCCGGGAGCCTCACCCGCTTCGACATCGAGTACGCCGCCGGGGCGGGCACCGACTTCCAGCGCAAGGTCTGGGAGGCCCTCGACACGGTCCCCTACGGCACCACGACCACCTACGGACGGCTCGCCGAGCGCCTCGGCCTCTCGCGCGCCGCGGTCCGCGCCCTCGGCACCGCCATCGGCCGCAACCCGCTCCTCGTCGTCCGCCCCTGCCACCGCGTCATCGGCGCCGACGGCTCCCTGACCGGGTACGCGGGCGGACTGGAGCGCAAGCAGCTGCTCCTCGACCTGGAGACGGCGTGACGAGACGGCGTGCCTCTCAGGCCCTGCCCTCGTCCCCGGCCACGCCGAGTCCGCTGACCCGCAGCGTGATGTTCAGCCTGCCGGTCAGCCCCAGCGCGGGCGGCGCGGTGCCGGGCAGCACCCGCGGCACCCCGTGGTACGCGAGGCGCGAGGCCCCGCCGAACACCACCAGGTCGCCGCTGCGCAGCTCGACGTCCGTGTACGGCTTCGTGCGCGTCCGCGTGTTGCCGAAGCGGAACACCCCCGTGTCCCCGAGGCTCAGGGACACCACGGCGGCCTGCGACTTCTCGTCGCTGTCCCGGTGCATGCCCATCCGGGCGTCGGCGTCGTAGAAGTTGACGAGGGCGATGTCGTACGGCTCCTCGACGGCGTGACCGGCCGCCGCGGCGCCCGCGCGGCCCAGCTCGGCGAGCCACGACGGCATCGGCTTCACCGGGGCGCCGTCCCCGTCGACGACGGTGCGCGCGTACCCGTACGGATACCAGTGCCACCCCAGACACACCTGCCGCGCCGTCATCGCGCCGCCGCCCGGCGTCCGGACCGTGCGCAGTCCGGCGGGCGGCCGGGCCCACTCACGGCACGCCTCCAGGAGCCGCAGCTGCGCCTCCGGTGCCAGCCAGTCGGGCAGGTGCACCGCCCCCGGGCCGAGGACGGTGCGGGCCCGCGGAAACAGCTCGTTCAGTACGGCCACGTCCAGTCGGCGACCTCGGGCAGGTCGATGCCGTGCTCGCGGATCCAGGCGTGGTGCCGCGTGCGGGCGTCCGCCATCGCCTGGCGCACCGCCGTCGCGCGCACGGCCAGGCCCGGAACGCGGTCGACGACGTCCATGACGAGGCGGAACCGGTCGAGGTTGTTGCGCACGACCATGTCGAAGGGCGTCGTGGTCGTGCCCGCCTCCGTGTACCCGCGCACGTGCAGGTTGGCGTGGCCGGTGCGGCGGTAGGCGAGGCGGTGGATCAGCCACGGGTAGCCGTGGTACGCGAAGATCACCGGCTTGTCGCGGGTGAAGAGCGCGTCGAACTCGGAGTCGGCCATGCCGTGCGGGTGCTCCTCGCGCGGCATCAGTCGGGCGATGTCGACGACGTTGACGACCCGCACGGCGAGCTCCGGCAGGTGCTCACGCAGCAGCGCGGCGGCGGCGAGCACCTCCTGCGTCGGCACGTCACCGGCGCAGGCCAGGACCACGTCCGGGTCGCGCGTGCCCTGCTCCGTTCCCGCCCACTCCCAGACGCCCGCGCCGCGCGCGCAGTGGGCGCGGGCTTCGTCCAGGGAGAGCCAGTCGAAGCAGGGCTGCTTGCCGGCGACGACGACGTTGACGTAGTCGCGGCTGTGCAGGACGTGCTCGGTGACGGACAGCAGGGTGTTGGCGTCCGGCGGCAGATAGACGCGTACGACGTGGGGGCTCTTGTTCAGGACGTGGTCGACGAAGCCCGGGTCCTGGTGCGAGAACCCGTTGTGGTCCTGGCGCCACACGTGCGAGGTCAGCAGGTAGTTCAGCGACGGCACGGGCGCGCGCCACGGCAGCGCGCGCGAGGTCTTCAGCCACTTGATGTGCTGGTTGACCATCGAGTCGACGATGTGCACGAACGCTTCGTAGCAGGAGAACAGGCCGTGACGGCCGGTGAGCGTGTACCCCTCGAGCCAGCCCTGGCAGAGGTGCTCGGAGAGCACCTCCATGACCCGGCCATCGCGCGCGAGGTGCTCGTCCGTGTCGAGGGTGCGCTCCTGCCAGACCTTGCTCGTGACGTCGTACAGCGCGCCGAGCCTGTTGGATTCGGTCTCGTCCGGGCCCACGACCCGGAAGTCCCTGCGCTGCGCGGTGTCCGCCATGACCTGAGCGAGCAGGGCGCCCGCGATCCGGGTCGGCTCATGCAGTGTCGTGCCCGGCTTGTCGACGGTGACGGCGAAGTGTTCGAGCGGCGGGACGGGCAGCCGGCGGGTGAGCCTGCCGCCGTTCGCGTGCGGGGTGGCGCCGAGCCTGCGCTCGCCCTCGGGGACGCACGACACGACCTGCTCGCTCGGGCGGCCCTCGGCGTCGAAGAGCTCCTCGGGCCGGTACGAGCGCAGCCACTCCTCCAACAGCCGCAGGTGGTCCGGGTTCTCGCGGACCCCGGACAGCGGCACCTGGTGCGCGCGCCACGTGTTCTCGACGGGCTCGCCGTCCACGGCCGCCGGGCCGGTCCAGCCCTTGGGGGTGCGCAGCACGATGACCGGCCAGGGTTCGCGGCCCTGGGCACCGTCGGCGCTCCGGGCGGCCTCCTGGATGGACCTGATGCGGTCGAGGGCCCGGTCCATCGCAGCGGCCATCGCCTGGTGCATCTCGTGCGGCTCGTCACCGGCGACGTAGATCGGCTGGTGTCCGTAGCCCTTGAGGAGCGCGTCGAGCTCGGCTTCGGGGAGCCGGGCGAGGACGGTCGGGTTGGCGATCTTGTAGCCGTTGAGGTGGAGGATCGGCAGGACCGCACCGTCGTGCGCGGGATCGTGGAACTTGTTGCAGTGCCAGGATGCGGCCAGCGGCCCCGTCTCCGCCTCGCCGTCGCCGATCACGCAGGCGACCAGGAGGTCGGGGTTGTCCAGGGCGGCTCCGTAGGCGTGCGCGAGCGAGTAGCCGAGCTCGCCGCCCTCGTGGATCGAGCCCGGCGTCTCGGGCGCCACGTGGCTGGGCACGCCGCCGGGGAAGGAGAACTGGCGGAACAGCTTCGCCATGCCCTCCGCGTCCCGTGTGATGTCCGGGTACGTCTGCGTGTAACTGCCCTCCAGCCAGGAGTTGGCGAGCACGGCGGGCCCGCCGTGGCCCGGGCCCCACACGCACAGCGCGTCCAGATCCCGCTCCTGGATGACGCGGTTGAGGTGGGTGTGGACGAAGTTGAGACCGGGTGAGGTGCCCCAGTGCCCGAGCAGGCGCGGCTTGATGTGCTCGGGCCGCAGGGGCTCGGTCAGCAGGGCGTTGTCCATCAGGTAGATCTGGCCGGCGGCCAGATAGTTGGCGGCGCGCCAGTGGGCGTCCAGTGCCGCCAGGCGGTCCTTCGCCACGGGTGCCACAAGGTCCTCCTCGCGAGGTTCGGTGCGTACGGCTGCGGTCGGGGTGTCCCGCGGGTTCCACGGGAAGGGCGGGTCAGTCGTGCGGGGCGCCCATGGCTTCTCCGCGTCCAGCACATCAGCCGTGCGGGACGCCCGCCACCGGGACCACGACGCTGCCACCGTTCGTACGCCCGCGGGAGGGCCGAACAGGCCCCGAAGGCCGAAGGGGGGCCTGGGTCCGGAGGAGGGGCTCAGCGGCCGCCCTTCACCGCCCGCAGCAGAACGAACTTCGGGTCGCTCGCGACGACGTCCGCGTTGCCGAAGACCTTGCGGAGCTTGACGTGGTAGCCGAGGTGCCGGTTGCCGATGACCCACAGCTCGCCGCCGGGGCGCAGCGCGGCGCGGGCGCCGGTGAACATGCGGTGGGCGGTGGCACCGGTCGTGGCCTGGTGGCTGTGGAACGGCGGGTTGTTCAGGACGACGTCGACCGTCCCCGGCGGTACGGCCGACAGGGCGTCGCCCGCCACGAAGTGGGCCTTGGCTCCCTCGGCGGCGTTGGCGCGGAACGTGGCCTCGGCGGACGCGACGGCCTGGAAGGACTCGTCGATGAAGGTGACCGTGGCGTCGGGGTCGGCGACGGAGGCGGCGGTGCCGAGCACGCCGTTGCCGCAGCCCAGGTCCACGATGTGGGCGCCGCCGCGGGCGCGCGGCAGGTGCTTGAGGAAGAACCGGGTGCCGATGTCGAGGCGGTCGGCGCAGAAGATGCCCGCGTGGTTGACGACGGTGAGGCCCGCGCCGGCCCCCGCGTCGGCGGGCAGCACGTAACGGCCCGGCCAGGGACTGGTGCCTGCCGCGCGTGCCGGGTCGGGGGCGCTGAAGACGAGCCGCGCCTTCTGGCGGGCCAGGGAGGTCCTGGTGGGCCCGATGATCCGCTCGAAGAGCTCCAGCGTCGACGTGTGGATCTCGGTGACCATTCCGGTGCCGATGACGGCCGTGCCTTCGTGCAGGGCGGGCGCGAGCCGGTGGAGCTGGTCCTCCAGGAGCGCGAGGCTCTTCGGTACGCGGACGAGGAGCACGTCGACGCGTGCGGGCGGCGCGTCCCTGGTCGTCAGGAGTCGTGCCGCGTCCGGCGCGTGACCCGCGCGCGCGAGGTTGGCGCGGGTCGCCTGCTGCGCGAGGAACGAGTCGGTGATCTGCACCGGTACGCGCGCGTGCCCGGCGAGCGCGGTGGTCAGCGCGCCCCACCGGTCCCCGAGGACCGCCACCGTCCCGGAGAGGCCGACGGTCGCGGGGAACCCATCGGGCGCCGCGTCCTCGTCGCCCGCCAGGTGCCGCAGCAGATAGGCGTCGGCGGCCGACCAGGCGCGCAGCTGGTCGCGGGGGTCCTCCGGGAAGCGGGTGAGGTCGTACGCGCCCCATGACGTGCTCAAACGGTTCATCGTGCCCTCAGGCTAACGGAGAGCGCGCCGATGGCTCACCGGGTCACTGTCCCGCCGGTACCGGCTCGAACCAGGTCGGCTCGTCCGCGAGCGCCCGCTTGATCCGGGACAGCGAGAACTCGTGCAGCGCGGGCAGCGCGTCCACGTCGAACCAGGCGACGTCCAGCGACTCGTCGTCGTTGACCCGCGCCTCCCCGCCGACGGCGCGGCAGCGCAGGGTGATGTCCATGTACTGGCACTTGTCGCCGTTGTCGTAGGTCACCGGTTCGAGGGCCTGGACCAGGACGACGCGTTCGGGCACGCAGTGCACGGCCGTCTCCTCGTACACCTCGCGCACCGCGCACTGCGCGGGCTGCTCGCCCGGTTCCGGGATGCCGCCGATCGCCGACCACCTGCCGTTGTCGGAGCGCCGTCCGAGCAGCACCCGCCCCTCGTCGTCGAAGACGATGGCGGTGACTCCGGGGAGCCAGAGAAGCTGCTGGCCTGCGTCGGCGCGGATGGTACGGATGAAATCAGGAGTAGCCATGCTCCGACCCTAACGGCGCCGCGCCGCCGACCAGTCGGGGGCGGGGGCCGGCGATCCGGGCCCCGCGCGCGGCAGTTGCCGCGCGCGTCCGGCACAGGCTGTTGCTTCCCGGCGCTCCGCTACCTGCCGGCGCTCCGCCGGGCCCGCGCCGCCGATGTGACGGCCCAGCCGAGACCGCCCGCGGCGATCAGGACCAGGATGCCTTCGGGGAGCACACCGAGACGCGTCGCGGGGGTCCGCGACGAGCGCAGCGGGACCTCCTCGACGAGCGAGTCGGCGGTGTACCACGTTGTCTTCGACCTGATCTTCCCGTCCGGCATGATGACGGCACTGACACCGCTGGTCACCGGGACCGTGACGGCGCGGCTGTGCTCGACCGCGCGGATGCGGGACATCGCGAGCTGCTGGTAGGTCATCTCGCTGCGGTCGAAGGTGGCGTTGTTGCTGGGCACGGAGATGATCTGCGCGCCGTGGGTGACGGTGTCGCGCACCGCCCAGTCGAAGGCCGCCTCATAGCAGGTCGCGATGCCCACCTTCGTCCCGGCCATGGTGAAGACGCCGGGGTCGGTGCCGCGGCTGAAGTCCCTGCGCACCTTGTCGACGTCGCTGCTGAACGCGCCGACCAGGGAGCGCAGCGGGATGTACTCGCCGAACGGCTGGATCTGCCGCTTGTCGTACGTGTCCGTGGGTCCCTTCTCGGGGTCCCAGAGGATCTGTTCGTTGTAGAGCCTGCCGTTCTTGTTCTCGACGACCCCGCCGACGGAGACGGGCGCGCCGATGGCCTTGACGGCACCCTCGATCGCGAGGCGCGCGTCCGGGTTGGCGAAGGGGTCGATGTCGGAGGAGTTCTCCGGCCACAGGACGAGATCGGGGCGCGCCACCTTGCCGGCCTTCACCTCGGCGGCGAGGCGTTCGGTCTCGCGCACGTGGTGATCGAGGACGGCGCGGCGCTGGGCGTTGAAGTCGAGGCCCGCGCGCGGGACGTTGCCCTGGATGGCGGCGACGGTGGCCGTGCCGTCCTCCGCCTCGTCGCTGACGAGCGGGCGCGACACGAAGGCGCCGAGGACGGGGACGAGCACGGCGAGCGCCGCGACGGCCACCGCGCCGCGGTGCGGGGCACGGGTGGCGCGTACGTCGACGACCTGACGCACGACCTCGTGGAGCCCGAAGCCGCACAGGACGACCGCGAAGCCGAGCACGGGGGTGCCGCCGAGCGCGGCGAGCGGCAGGAACACGCCGTCCGCCTGGCCGAAGGCGATCTTCCCCCAGGGGAATCCGCTGAACGGCACACGTGCGCGTGCCGCTTCTCCGGCGATCCACAGGGCGGCCGCCCAGAGCGGGTATCCGGGCAGGCGTGAGACGGTCGCGATGCCCGCGCCGACGAGGGCGACGAAGACGGCTTCGACGGCGGCGAGGGCCAGCCACGGTCCTGGCCCGACCTCGACGCCGGTCCATACGAGGAGCGGCAGGAGGAAGCCGAGGCCGAAGAGGTAGCCGAGGCCGAGGCCCGCCTTCCAGGTGCGGCCGCGCAGACACCAGGCGAGGGCACCGAAGGCGGGGAGCGCCAGCCACCACAAGGTGCGGGGCGGGAAGCTGACGTAGAGCAGCACTCCGGAGAGGGCCGCCACGGCGGCGGGCACGAACCGGCGCAGGAGGCGGGTGGCGCGGGAGGCCTGCGGGGGCCGTGGATCGAGCTGATCCGGCTCGTCTACGGGAGTGGTGGTGGCGGTCACTCGGGGAGTGTACGGCGCGTCCCGCGGGCGCCGACAGCTCGGTCGGCGGGGCGGCAAAGGGGCCCCTGCCGGTCCGCCCCGGGGCCGGCTCGACGAATCGTTCCTGCACAACTGGTCCCAAAGCGGGGCGTCAGCCGTTAGCGTGTGGCCGAGTCCCCGAGGCCCGTCCGCTCCACGTCACCGTGGGGCGTTCCCGTGCCGGTGGGGGCCCGTCACATACCGGGGGGCGACGGGGTGGGGTCAACGGGTACGGCCGCTTCGGCCTGTCCGGAAGCGGCACACGAGCGGCGGAACGCGTCCGACGCGACGGGCGGGGCGCTGCTCGGCGCCTGTGCGGCGTGGGCGCTGATCACCGCGGGCGTGCACGGCGGCAGCCCGGAGGGGATGCTGCTCGCAGTCCTCGCCGTGGCCGCGGGGTACGCGGGCGGACGGATCTGCGGGGCACTGCTCCCCGTCGCCGCGCCGTGTGCGGGCGCGCTCGCCGGACTCGGGCTCGCCGTGGCGGCGCCGCGGCTCACGCTCAGCCCCTCCTCTCCCCTGGGCCACACCGGCGCCACCGCCGCCCTTCTGATCCTCTCGGCCGGTGCGGCGTGCTGTGCGGCCTGGGCGGCCCGTACGCCTTCGCTCCGCCTGGCGCTGCGGCTGCTCGCCGCAAGCATCGCGGGTGTCGCGGCGGTCCTCGGCTCGCCCGTCGGCTGCGCAGGCTCCGTCATGGTGCTGCTCTGCTCGTTGGCGGCGGCACGGCTGCGCAATCGAGCTCCGGGCATCATCGGGCTCGCCGCCGCGGCGGTCCTGGTCACGGGCGTGTCCCTGGCTCTGGCGGACGATTCGCTCCCGGAGGGCCTGACGGCGCCGCTGGAGGGCAGCGTCGGCCACCACCGCGTGGTGCTGTGGAAGGACGCGCTGAGCCTCGCCGAGCGGGAGCCCGCCATGGGGGTGGGACCGGGCCGGTTCGGCGATGTCAGTCCCGTCGCCGCCGACGACCTCGTCACGGACGGCAAGCCGCACTCGGCGACGCTGCAACAGGCGTCGGAGCAGGGGTTCGTCGGGGTGGCGCTGCTGGCGGCGGTGTTCTGCTGGCTGCTCCACGCCCTGTGGCGCTCCCCCGGTTCCACCCAGGTGGTCCTGTCGGCGGGGGCGTCCCTCACGGCACTGACGGCCGTGGCGGCAGTGGGCAACGCGCTGAGTGTGACGACGGTGACCACGGGAGCGGGCCTCCTGGCGGGCATCGCCACGGCCCGCCCTCTGGCCACAGGACTCCACGGGGAGGA
This window encodes:
- a CDS encoding O-antigen ligase family protein, which codes for MGSTGTAASACPEAAHERRNASDATGGALLGACAAWALITAGVHGGSPEGMLLAVLAVAAGYAGGRICGALLPVAAPCAGALAGLGLAVAAPRLTLSPSSPLGHTGATAALLILSAGAACCAAWAARTPSLRLALRLLAASIAGVAAVLGSPVGCAGSVMVLLCSLAAARLRNRAPGIIGLAAAAVLVTGVSLALADDSLPEGLTAPLEGSVGHHRVVLWKDALSLAEREPAMGVGPGRFGDVSPVAADDLVTDGKPHSATLQQASEQGFVGVALLAAVFCWLLHALWRSPGSTQVVLSAGASLTALTAVAAVGNALSVTTVTTGAGLLAGIATARPLATGLHGEDAVAQPE